In Dama dama isolate Ldn47 chromosome X, ASM3311817v1, whole genome shotgun sequence, one genomic interval encodes:
- the CNGA2 gene encoding cyclic nucleotide-gated olfactory channel, with translation MTEKANGVKSSPANNHNHRAPPAIKANGKDDHRASSRPQSAADDDTSSELQRLAEMDAPQQRRGGFRRIARLVGVLREWANRNFREEEPRPDSFLERFRGPELHTVTTQQGDGKGDKDGEGSKKKFELFVLDPAGDWYYRWLFLIALPVLYNWCLLVARACFSDLQKSYYIVWLVLDYVSDVIYIADLFIRLRTGFLEQGLLVKDTKKLRDNYIHTMQFKLDVASIIPTDLIYFAVGIHNPEVRFNRLLHFARMFEFFDRTETRTSYPNIFRISNLVLYILVIIHWNACIYYAISKSIGFGVDTWVYPNITDPEYGYLSREYIYCLYWSTLTLTTIGETPPPVKDEEYLFVIFDFLIGVLIFATIVGNVGSMISNMNATRAEFQAKIDAVKHYMQFRKVSKEMEAKVIRWFDYLWTNKKSVDEREVLKNLPAKLRAEIAINVHLSTLKKVRIFQDCEAGLLVELVLKLRPQVFSPGDYICRKGDIGKEMYIIKEGKLAVVADDGVTQYALLSAGSCFGEISILNIKGSKMGNRRTANIRSLGYSDLFCLSKDDLMEAVTEYPDAKRVLEERGREILMKEGLLDENEVAASMEVDVQEKLEQLETNMDTLYTRFARLLAEYTGAQQKLKQRITVLETKMKQNNEDDYLSDGMNSPEPPAEKP, from the exons ATGACAGAAAAAGCCAATGGCGTGAAGAGCTCCCCAGCCAATAACCACAACCACCGTGCCCCTCCTGCCATCAAGGCCAATGGCAAAGATGACCACAGGGCCAGCAGCCG GCCACAGTCTGCGGCTGATGATGACACCTCCTCAGAGCTACAGCGACTGGCAGAGATGGACGCCCCACAGCAGAGGAGGGGTGGCTTCCGCAG GATTGCCCGCCTGGTGGGAGTCCTCAGAGAGTGGGCTAACAGGAACTTCCGTGAGGAGGAGCCCAGACCTGACTCGTTCCTTGAGCGTTTCCGGGGGCCTGAGCTCCACACCGTGACGACACAACAAGGGGACGGCAAAGGCGACAAGGACGGCGAGGGCAGCAA GAAGAAGTTTGAACTCTTTGTCTTGGACCCAGCCGGGGACTGGTACTACCGCTGGCTGTTTCTCATTGCCTTGCCTGTCCTCTACAACTGGTGCCTACTGGTGGCCAG AGCCTGCTTCAGTGACCTGCAGAAAAGTTACTACATAGTGTGGCTGGTGCTGGATTACGTCTCAGATGTGATCTACATTGCAGACCTCTTCATCCGACTGCGCACAG GTTTCTTGGAGCAGGGGCTACTGGTGAAAGACACAAAGAAGTTGCGGGACAACTACATCCACACCATGCAGTTCAAGCTGGATGTGGCCTCCATCATCCCTACAGACCTGATCTATTTTGCTGTGGGGATCCACAACCCTGAGGTGCGCTTCAACCGCCTGCTACACTTTGCCCGCATGTTTGAGTTTTTTGACCGCACTGAGACACGCACTAGCTACCCCAACATCTTCCGAATCAGTAACCTGGTCCTCTACATCTTGGTCATCATCCACTGGAATGCCTGCATCTACTATGCCATCTCCAAGTCCATCGGCTTTGGGGTCGACACCTGGGTTTACCCCAACATCACTGACCCTGAGTATGGCTACCTGTCTAGGGAGTACATCTATTGCCTTTACTGGTCTACACTGACCCTCACCACCATTGGGGAGACACCACCCCCTGTAAAGGATGAGGAGTACCTGTTTGTCATCTTTGACTTCCTAATTGGTGTCCTCATCTTTGCCACCATCGTGGGAAATGTGGGCTCCATGATCTCCAACATGAATGCCACCCGGGCTGAGTTCCAGGCCAAGATTGATGCCGTGAAACATTATATGCAGTTCCGAAAGGTCAGCAAGGAGATGGAAGCCAAGGTCATTAGGTGGTTTGACTACTTGTGGACCAATAAGAAGAGTGTGGATGAGCGGGAAGTCCTCAAAAACCTGCCAGCCAAGCTTAGGGCTGAGATAGCCATCAACGTCCACCTGTCCACACTCAAGAAAGTGCGCATCTTTCAGGACTGTGAGGCTGGCCTGCTGGTGGAACTGGTGTTAAAGCTCCGGCCTCAGGTCTTCAGCCCTGGGGACTACATTTGCCGCAAGGGGGATATTGGGAAGGAGATGTACATAATCAAGGAGGGAAAATTGGCAGTGGTGGCTGATGACGGTGTCACTCAGTATGCCCTgctctctgctgggagttgctttggAGAGATCAGTATCCTTAATATTAAGGGCAGCAAAATGGGCAATCGGCGCACAGCCAACATCCGTAGTCTTGGCTACTCTGATCTGTTCTGTTTGTCCAAGGATGATCTTATGGAAGCTGTGACTGAGTACCCTGATGCCAAAAGGGTTTTGGAGGAGAGAGGCCGGGAGATTCTGATGAAGGAGGGCTTGTTGGATGAGAATGAGGTGGCAGCCAGCATGGAGGTAGATGTGCAGGAGAAGCTAGAACAGCTGGAGACCAACATGGACACCTTGTACACTCGTTTTGCCCGCCTGCTGGCCGAGTACACAGGAGCCCAGCAGAAGCTCAAGCAGCGCATCACAGTTTTGGAAACCAAGATGAAGCAGAATAATGAGGACGACTACCTGTCAGATGGGATGAACAGCCCGGAGCCACCTGCTGAGAAGCCATAA